One stretch of Natronobacterium gregoryi SP2 DNA includes these proteins:
- a CDS encoding MOSC domain-containing protein encodes MARLERIRTYPVKSLDGVDREEVTIRENGTLAGDRTFALFDADGKLVEGPRTDRVHDITNEYDPETGTLTADISGSDENGPRQFDLGTDRGRGRAAAWFSDVFEFGDLTLERDEDRGYVARNGMGTSVISTATLETVADWFEDLTVESVRRRMRANLEISGVEPFWEDRFVGDDAPAFVVGGVRLEGATPCARCVVPGRDPDTGEPLPEFRERFVEKRRETLPDWADEEAFDHYYTLMLIADVVEADRGTTLAVGDTVETLD; translated from the coding sequence ATGGCACGACTCGAGCGCATCCGGACGTATCCCGTAAAGAGTCTCGACGGCGTCGACCGCGAGGAAGTGACGATCCGCGAGAACGGCACGCTCGCCGGCGACCGAACGTTCGCTCTCTTCGACGCCGACGGAAAACTCGTCGAAGGGCCGCGGACGGACCGCGTCCACGACATTACGAACGAATACGACCCAGAGACAGGAACTCTGACCGCCGACATCTCGGGTTCCGACGAGAACGGACCGCGACAGTTCGATCTCGGCACCGATCGAGGCCGTGGTCGTGCGGCCGCGTGGTTCTCGGACGTCTTCGAGTTTGGCGACCTCACACTCGAGCGCGACGAGGATCGCGGCTACGTCGCTCGAAACGGAATGGGAACGTCAGTAATCAGCACTGCAACGCTCGAGACGGTCGCCGACTGGTTCGAGGATCTCACGGTTGAAAGCGTTCGACGACGGATGCGTGCGAACCTCGAAATTTCGGGCGTCGAGCCGTTCTGGGAGGATCGATTCGTCGGAGACGATGCGCCGGCCTTTGTTGTCGGCGGCGTGCGACTCGAGGGAGCGACGCCCTGTGCGCGTTGTGTCGTCCCCGGGCGCGACCCCGACACGGGCGAGCCCCTGCCTGAGTTCCGGGAGCGGTTCGTCGAGAAGCGCCGGGAGACGTTGCCCGACTGGGCCGACGAGGAGGCGTTCGACCACTACTACACGCTGATGCTCATCGCCGACGTCGTCGAAGCGGATCGAGGGACGACCCTCGCCGTCGGCGACACCGTGGAAACGCTCGACTGA
- a CDS encoding rhodanese-like domain-containing protein — translation MVEEISPDAVKEKLENGDGVQIVDIRPEREYERGHIPGAVNVPMNELSTAIDQYEWGDDVVVACPIGQSSIQAARLIGSYEDVDADAVASMEGGYQEWEYDLEAGSSSETDDEAESEAES, via the coding sequence ATGGTCGAAGAGATCTCACCGGACGCGGTCAAGGAGAAACTCGAGAACGGCGACGGCGTCCAGATCGTCGACATCCGCCCCGAACGGGAGTACGAGCGCGGCCACATTCCCGGTGCGGTTAACGTCCCGATGAACGAACTGTCGACGGCGATCGACCAGTACGAGTGGGGCGATGATGTCGTCGTCGCCTGTCCGATCGGCCAGAGTTCGATCCAGGCAGCCCGGCTCATCGGGAGCTACGAGGACGTCGACGCCGACGCCGTCGCGAGTATGGAAGGCGGCTACCAGGAGTGGGAGTACGACCTCGAGGCGGGTTCGAGTTCCGAGACCGACGACGAAGCAGAATCGGAAGCGGAATCCTGA
- a CDS encoding desampylase yields the protein MIELPRTVYDDLVYRAYDGDDHEVCGVLAGEYGTDRTVVTDAYSTENVAENPEIRYALDPEEQLEVIERIEAQDLEIAGFYHSHPAGPTEPTPRDVDRATWPDVSYVIVALDGYPYVGSWRWREDDETFEGERVRVCKSLEDTSRTPGR from the coding sequence ATGATCGAACTACCGAGAACGGTCTACGACGATCTCGTCTATCGGGCGTACGACGGCGACGACCACGAGGTGTGTGGCGTCCTCGCAGGTGAGTACGGCACGGACCGGACCGTCGTCACCGACGCCTACTCGACCGAGAACGTCGCCGAGAACCCCGAGATCCGGTACGCGCTCGATCCGGAAGAACAACTCGAGGTCATCGAGCGAATCGAAGCGCAGGACCTCGAGATTGCCGGGTTCTACCACTCTCATCCGGCTGGGCCGACGGAACCGACGCCGAGAGACGTCGACCGAGCGACCTGGCCCGACGTCTCCTACGTCATCGTCGCGCTCGACGGCTACCCCTACGTCGGGTCGTGGCGCTGGCGTGAGGACGACGAGACGTTCGAGGGAGAACGAGTCCGGGTTTGCAAATCGCTCGAGGACACCTCTCGAACGCCCGGGCGGTGA
- a CDS encoding ferritin family protein, with product MSTDTTPGRIDHDRRSFRYFRNAVERHWDPHEIGLAPDREAIREVPEPAFDGLRETLALFGAGEEAVTEDLSPLGVVLEDVADQLFVTTQLYEEAKHADFFDRYWRSVIAPEEERRGLGPTSPTDDRWFSDPYDELFERNETAMHRLLREDTPENRALAYCHYHMAIEGILAQTGYYGVQRNFSGEYAELPQLPGLVEGFSRIRSDEGRHVGFGMWKLETLVREEDVDPTLIEDTVGELAMFVQGIVGESTEEGAIGVDDETLVGYAAEKHHDRMTQIVDDSELPDVEELVALEE from the coding sequence ATGTCAACTGATACCACTCCTGGGCGAATCGATCACGACCGGCGATCGTTCCGGTACTTCCGCAACGCCGTCGAACGACACTGGGACCCCCACGAAATCGGCCTCGCCCCCGACCGCGAAGCGATTCGAGAGGTTCCGGAGCCCGCGTTCGACGGGCTGCGCGAGACGCTCGCGCTGTTCGGCGCCGGCGAGGAGGCCGTCACCGAGGACCTCTCGCCGCTCGGCGTCGTCCTCGAGGACGTTGCCGACCAGCTATTCGTGACGACCCAGCTCTACGAGGAGGCCAAACACGCCGACTTCTTCGATCGCTACTGGCGGTCGGTTATCGCGCCCGAAGAGGAACGTCGTGGCCTCGGGCCAACCTCGCCGACCGACGACCGGTGGTTCTCCGACCCATACGACGAACTGTTCGAACGTAACGAGACGGCGATGCACAGGTTGCTGCGCGAAGACACCCCCGAGAACCGGGCGCTCGCGTACTGTCACTACCACATGGCGATCGAGGGAATCCTCGCCCAGACGGGCTACTACGGCGTCCAGCGGAATTTCAGCGGCGAGTACGCGGAACTGCCACAACTACCGGGGCTGGTCGAGGGGTTCTCCCGCATCCGCAGCGACGAAGGCCGACACGTCGGGTTCGGCATGTGGAAACTCGAGACGCTCGTCCGGGAGGAGGACGTCGATCCGACGCTGATCGAAGACACCGTCGGCGAACTCGCAATGTTCGTCCAGGGAATCGTCGGCGAGTCGACAGAGGAGGGCGCGATCGGCGTCGACGACGAGACCCTCGTCGGCTACGCCGCGGAGAAACACCACGACCGAATGACCCAGATCGTCGACGACAGTGAGTTGCCAGACGTCGAGGAACTGGTCGCACTCGAGGAGTAG
- the purF gene encoding amidophosphoribosyltransferase, with translation MTEKCGVVGVSLDGRSAARPLYYALYALQHRGQESAGIVTHDGFQQHSHVEMGLVGDAFDEDDLDGLAGSAGIGHVRYPTAGSVDTSCAQPFSVSFKSGSLGLSHNGNLVNADEIRDELAAVGHAFTSDGDTEVIAHDLARNLLEEDLVRAVKRTMGRVHGSYSLTISHDDTVLGVRDPQGNRPLCIGRLEDGYILASESAAIDTLDGELVRDVRPGELVVLDDDGQGFDSYQLVEKEHTAHCFFEHVYFARPDSVIDDTLVYEARRNLGRKLWEESGVETDVVMPVPDSGRAFASGYADAATETTADGEPRAEADDGVEFAEGLMKNRYVGRTFIMPTQGERERAVRLKLNPIKSTVEGKTVTLIDDSIVRGTTSTQLVQLLKDCGAEEVHMRIGAPEIAAPCYMGIDMATREELIAADKTVDEIRDAIDADSLAYLSPDAVAEVLETDRIDLCLGCVTGEYPYDIEGEATDRDVSRPDLEDGTLAADD, from the coding sequence ATGACCGAAAAGTGTGGCGTCGTCGGCGTCTCACTCGACGGTCGATCGGCGGCGCGACCGTTGTACTACGCGCTGTACGCGCTCCAGCATCGCGGCCAGGAGTCGGCCGGAATCGTCACCCACGACGGCTTCCAGCAACACAGTCACGTCGAAATGGGGCTCGTAGGCGACGCTTTCGACGAGGACGACCTCGACGGACTCGCTGGCTCGGCCGGGATCGGCCACGTTCGCTACCCGACCGCCGGCTCGGTCGACACGTCGTGTGCCCAGCCGTTTTCCGTCTCGTTCAAGAGCGGCTCGCTGGGGCTCTCGCACAACGGGAACCTCGTCAACGCCGACGAGATCCGCGACGAACTCGCCGCCGTCGGCCACGCCTTTACCAGCGACGGTGACACTGAAGTCATCGCCCACGACCTCGCGCGCAACCTGCTCGAGGAGGACCTCGTTCGGGCGGTCAAGCGCACGATGGGTCGTGTCCACGGCTCGTACTCGTTGACGATCAGCCACGACGACACCGTCCTCGGGGTTCGAGATCCGCAGGGGAACCGACCGCTCTGTATCGGACGGCTCGAGGACGGCTACATCCTCGCCTCGGAATCGGCGGCGATCGACACGCTGGACGGCGAACTCGTTCGGGACGTTCGCCCTGGCGAACTGGTCGTCCTCGACGACGACGGCCAGGGGTTTGACTCCTACCAGTTGGTCGAGAAAGAACACACCGCTCACTGTTTCTTCGAACACGTCTACTTCGCTCGCCCGGACAGCGTCATCGACGACACGCTCGTCTACGAGGCGCGACGGAACCTGGGGCGCAAGCTCTGGGAGGAAAGCGGCGTCGAGACCGACGTCGTGATGCCGGTGCCTGACTCCGGACGCGCTTTCGCGTCGGGATACGCGGACGCGGCGACCGAAACGACCGCCGACGGTGAACCCCGGGCCGAGGCCGACGACGGCGTCGAGTTCGCCGAGGGGTTGATGAAGAACCGATACGTCGGCCGGACGTTCATCATGCCAACCCAGGGCGAACGTGAACGTGCGGTACGGCTGAAACTCAACCCGATCAAGTCCACCGTCGAGGGCAAGACCGTCACGCTCATCGACGACTCGATCGTCCGTGGAACGACCTCGACGCAACTCGTTCAGTTGCTCAAAGACTGCGGCGCAGAGGAGGTCCACATGCGAATCGGCGCGCCGGAGATCGCTGCACCGTGTTACATGGGGATCGACATGGCCACCCGCGAGGAGCTGATCGCTGCTGACAAAACCGTCGACGAGATCCGCGACGCAATCGACGCCGACAGTCTCGCCTACCTCTCGCCCGACGCCGTCGCGGAGGTGCTCGAAACGGATCGGATCGACCTCTGTCTTGGCTGTGTTACTGGCGAGTATCCCTACGACATCGAGGGCGAAGCGACCGACCGCGACGTCAGTCGTCCCGATCTCGAGGATGGGACGTTGGCGGCCGACGATTGA
- a CDS encoding DUF420 domain-containing protein yields the protein MEYVPRERVSELTIGLSVVSLAVVFAAAGGRIPQSTVPAAPQWFLDLIPHVNVAISVTAIATITYGWRAIRRGSVDRHRIAMLASFGLFAAFLVLYLYRLVAVGGPEPFPGPETVYQFVYLPILVIHVFLAVVCVPLVYYALLLAFAYPIEELRRTNHARFGRLAASLWLVSFTLGIVVYVLLHVVY from the coding sequence ATGGAGTACGTCCCTCGAGAGCGCGTATCCGAGTTGACGATCGGTTTGAGCGTCGTCTCGCTCGCGGTGGTCTTTGCGGCTGCTGGCGGGCGGATTCCGCAATCGACCGTTCCGGCCGCACCGCAGTGGTTCCTGGACCTGATTCCGCACGTCAACGTCGCCATCAGCGTGACTGCGATCGCGACGATCACCTACGGCTGGCGAGCGATTCGTCGTGGGAGTGTCGACCGCCACCGGATCGCGATGCTCGCCTCGTTCGGGCTGTTCGCGGCGTTTCTGGTGCTGTACCTCTATCGACTCGTCGCGGTTGGTGGCCCCGAACCGTTCCCCGGTCCCGAGACGGTCTACCAGTTCGTCTACCTGCCGATACTCGTCATCCACGTCTTTCTGGCTGTCGTCTGCGTCCCGCTCGTCTACTATGCGCTCTTGCTCGCGTTTGCGTATCCCATCGAAGAACTCCGTCGAACGAACCACGCACGGTTTGGCCGGCTGGCGGCGAGCCTGTGGCTAGTCTCGTTTACACTTGGTATCGTCGTCTACGTGCTGTTGCACGTGGTGTACTGA
- a CDS encoding helix-turn-helix domain-containing protein: protein MAKYSTGSSASGGGTNCELCGAESNSLELASVAGAELEVCPDCTPHDDQQRTQSRSSDSDSSRRDDEPSRKQKAAQNVAKANPVWDGDSEHWEEEGTNYDDDPLPYLVSDYGEKTTEARQAAGLQREELAEELGARETDLLAVEQGRATQAGIGGGLIEALEERLDVTLSE, encoded by the coding sequence ATGGCGAAATATTCGACCGGTTCGTCCGCCAGTGGCGGTGGGACGAACTGTGAACTCTGCGGTGCGGAGAGTAACTCCCTCGAGCTCGCTTCAGTTGCGGGGGCCGAACTCGAGGTCTGTCCGGACTGTACACCCCACGACGACCAGCAGCGAACGCAGTCCCGAAGCAGCGACTCGGACTCGAGTCGCCGCGACGACGAGCCCAGCCGTAAACAGAAGGCTGCACAGAACGTCGCGAAGGCGAACCCGGTCTGGGACGGCGACTCAGAGCACTGGGAGGAAGAGGGGACGAACTACGACGACGATCCGCTTCCGTACCTCGTCTCGGACTACGGCGAGAAGACGACGGAAGCGCGACAGGCGGCCGGCCTCCAGCGTGAGGAACTCGCGGAGGAACTCGGCGCACGCGAAACGGATCTGCTCGCCGTCGAGCAGGGCCGGGCGACGCAGGCCGGCATCGGCGGCGGACTCATCGAGGCGCTCGAGGAGCGACTGGACGTGACGCTCTCGGAGTGA
- a CDS encoding mandelate racemase/muconate lactonizing enzyme family protein, with product MSIDYTKLRDPNAEYTMRDLSAETMQVTRERGGGRDVEITDVQTTMVDGNFPWTLVRIYTDASIAGTGEAYWGAGAPELIERMAPFLEGENPLDIDRLTEHLVQKMSGEGSIGGVTVTAISGIEVALHDLVGKILEVPAYQLLGGKYRDEVRVYCDCHTEAEADPIACADEAERVVDELGYDALKFDLDVPSGHEKDRANRHLRSPEIEHKTSIVEAVTQRVGSRADVAFDCHWTFSGGSAKRLAKRLEEYDVWWLEDPVPPENHDVQREVTQSTTTPVAAGENVYRTHGQRRLLEEQAVDIIAPDMPKVGGMRETRKIADLADLYYVPVAMHNVASPVATMGSVHVGAAISNTLAVEYHSYELGWWEDLVEEDVIEDGYIEVPKEPGLGVTLDMDVVEEQMVEGEELFDEA from the coding sequence ATGAGCATCGACTACACGAAGCTGCGCGACCCGAACGCGGAGTATACGATGCGAGATCTCTCCGCGGAGACGATGCAAGTCACTCGCGAGCGCGGGGGTGGACGGGACGTCGAGATTACGGACGTCCAGACGACGATGGTCGACGGCAACTTCCCGTGGACGCTGGTTCGGATCTACACCGACGCCAGCATCGCCGGCACCGGGGAAGCCTACTGGGGTGCGGGCGCGCCCGAACTGATCGAGCGAATGGCACCGTTTCTCGAGGGCGAGAACCCACTCGACATCGACCGTCTCACGGAGCATCTCGTCCAGAAGATGTCCGGCGAGGGCTCGATCGGCGGCGTCACCGTCACCGCGATCTCGGGCATCGAAGTCGCACTGCACGACCTCGTGGGCAAGATCCTCGAGGTACCGGCCTATCAGTTGCTCGGTGGCAAGTACCGCGACGAAGTGCGGGTCTACTGTGACTGTCACACCGAAGCAGAAGCCGATCCGATCGCCTGTGCGGACGAGGCCGAACGCGTCGTCGACGAACTCGGCTACGACGCACTCAAATTCGACCTCGACGTCCCCTCCGGCCACGAGAAAGATCGTGCCAACCGCCATCTACGTTCACCCGAGATCGAACACAAGACGAGCATCGTCGAAGCCGTCACCCAACGCGTCGGCTCGCGGGCCGACGTCGCCTTCGACTGTCACTGGACGTTCTCGGGTGGCTCCGCGAAACGACTCGCAAAGCGCCTCGAGGAGTACGACGTCTGGTGGCTCGAGGACCCAGTGCCGCCGGAGAATCACGACGTCCAGCGCGAGGTCACCCAGTCGACGACGACCCCGGTTGCGGCCGGCGAGAACGTCTACCGCACTCACGGGCAGCGCCGGCTACTCGAGGAGCAGGCAGTCGACATTATTGCACCGGACATGCCCAAGGTCGGCGGGATGCGAGAAACCCGGAAGATTGCCGATCTGGCCGATCTCTACTACGTTCCGGTGGCGATGCACAACGTCGCCTCGCCGGTCGCGACGATGGGCAGCGTCCACGTCGGCGCGGCGATTTCGAACACGCTCGCGGTGGAGTACCACTCCTACGAACTCGGCTGGTGGGAGGATCTCGTCGAGGAAGACGTCATCGAGGACGGCTACATCGAGGTTCCCAAAGAGCCGGGACTGGGGGTGACGCTGGATATGGACGTCGTCGAGGAGCAGATGGTCGAGGGTGAGGAACTCTTCGACGAGGCGTAA
- a CDS encoding acetyl-CoA hydrolase/transferase C-terminal domain-containing protein: protein MSTPTLTDDLPPRIDHEASLPVVDADAAAATIDDDATVAVSGFGSVGDPKAVPLALARAADAGDRDPGLTIVSGGSVGDPLDTTLVEAGGVDRRYPFVATDAARTAVNDRSIAFADRSIAGMSDDIRLGRVADPDVALVEAVAVGSDWLIPSTSVGQTPAYVRAADEVIVEVNDAQPRALAQFHDVVVRDVPPNRTPIDLASPGDRIGDAAVSFDPSKLRAVVRTDDRDDPYVFREPTDADQAIADNLISLLETEYETDPVFGAAPTLQFGVGSLGNALMSALSDSTLADSDTGLRYFGEVIQDGLLDLLEDGVLEAASATSLALSAEGQDRLFESPSAFAEDIVLRPSDISNAPSLIDRFGVVAVNSAIEVDLYGHVNATHIGGSRLVSGVGGSVDFNPNAHLTVIATPATAAGGEISTIVPEVTHVDVTEHAVDAVVTEHGVADLRGTSPLERAAALVECATPEFRPALQEYVEQARERGGHVPRAPERAVNWPE from the coding sequence ATGAGCACGCCGACGCTTACGGACGACCTTCCGCCACGGATCGACCACGAGGCAAGCCTTCCGGTCGTCGACGCCGACGCTGCTGCGGCGACGATCGACGACGACGCGACGGTCGCCGTCTCGGGATTCGGCAGCGTCGGCGACCCGAAGGCGGTCCCACTGGCGCTTGCTCGCGCAGCCGATGCCGGCGACCGCGACCCTGGACTGACGATCGTCTCGGGCGGGAGCGTCGGTGACCCACTCGACACGACGCTCGTCGAGGCCGGTGGCGTCGACCGGCGGTATCCGTTCGTCGCGACGGACGCCGCGCGGACAGCAGTCAACGATCGCTCGATCGCGTTCGCCGATCGCAGTATCGCCGGGATGAGCGACGACATCCGGCTCGGACGCGTCGCCGATCCAGACGTCGCGCTCGTCGAAGCAGTCGCCGTCGGCTCCGACTGGCTGATCCCATCCACGTCGGTCGGACAGACACCGGCGTACGTGCGCGCAGCCGACGAAGTGATCGTCGAGGTCAACGACGCACAACCGCGAGCGCTCGCCCAGTTCCACGACGTCGTCGTCCGCGACGTGCCACCGAACCGGACGCCGATCGACCTCGCGTCCCCGGGCGATCGGATCGGGGATGCAGCGGTGTCGTTCGATCCGTCGAAGCTCCGGGCGGTCGTCCGGACCGACGACCGCGACGATCCGTACGTGTTCCGCGAGCCGACCGACGCCGACCAAGCGATCGCCGACAACCTCATTTCGCTGCTCGAGACCGAGTACGAGACCGACCCGGTGTTCGGCGCGGCACCGACGCTCCAGTTCGGCGTCGGTAGCCTCGGAAACGCCCTCATGAGCGCGCTGTCGGACTCGACGTTAGCCGATAGCGATACTGGGCTCCGGTACTTCGGTGAGGTGATTCAGGACGGCCTGCTCGATCTGCTCGAGGACGGCGTTCTCGAGGCCGCGAGTGCGACCTCGCTCGCGCTCTCGGCTGAGGGGCAGGACCGACTGTTCGAGTCGCCGTCTGCGTTCGCCGAGGATATCGTCCTGCGTCCGTCGGACATCTCGAATGCGCCGTCGTTGATCGATCGGTTCGGCGTCGTGGCAGTCAACAGTGCCATCGAGGTCGACCTCTACGGCCACGTCAACGCGACCCACATCGGCGGCTCCCGACTCGTCAGCGGCGTCGGCGGAAGCGTCGACTTCAATCCGAACGCACACCTGACGGTGATCGCCACACCGGCAACTGCCGCAGGCGGGGAGATTTCGACTATCGTACCGGAGGTCACGCACGTCGACGTGACAGAACACGCCGTCGACGCCGTCGTCACCGAACACGGCGTCGCCGATCTCCGGGGCACGTCACCGCTCGAGCGTGCAGCGGCGCTCGTCGAGTGTGCCACACCGGAGTTCCGGCCGGCCCTTCAGGAGTACGTCGAGCAGGCCCGCGAGCGCGGCGGCCACGTCCCCCGGGCTCCGGAACGGGCGGTCAACTGGCCGGAGTGA
- a CDS encoding MaoC family dehydratase, which translates to MTDNTEADDTDTRVCTGWHGRFYEDFSVGDVYKHPYGRTVTETDNVWFTNLTQNVNPMHFTEPYAAETEFGERLVNGLYVISLAVGMSVIDVSMNATANLGYDDVTHHAPVFHGDTIFAESEVISKRESESRDHVGIVTTELRAYNQDDDLVLSLERTPMVLKRESANPTPEQPPGWPDGIGTQPDQ; encoded by the coding sequence ATGACTGACAACACAGAAGCGGACGATACCGACACGCGCGTTTGCACCGGCTGGCACGGTCGCTTTTACGAGGACTTCAGCGTCGGCGACGTGTACAAACACCCCTACGGACGAACGGTCACCGAAACGGACAACGTCTGGTTCACGAACCTGACACAGAACGTGAACCCGATGCACTTCACCGAACCCTACGCCGCCGAGACGGAGTTCGGCGAACGGCTGGTGAACGGGTTGTACGTCATCTCGTTGGCCGTCGGCATGAGCGTCATCGACGTGAGTATGAACGCCACGGCGAATCTCGGCTACGACGACGTTACCCACCACGCGCCCGTCTTCCACGGCGACACGATCTTCGCCGAGAGCGAAGTGATCTCCAAACGCGAGTCCGAGTCGCGCGACCACGTCGGCATCGTCACGACCGAGTTGCGGGCGTACAACCAGGACGACGACCTCGTCCTCTCGCTCGAGCGGACGCCGATGGTACTCAAACGGGAGTCTGCAAACCCCACTCCGGAGCAGCCGCCAGGGTGGCCGGACGGAATCGGAACCCAGCCAGACCAATGA
- a CDS encoding methylaspartate ammonia-lyase gives MTTIEDVSATPGMTAFFADDQAAIAAGAEPDGFAYAGEPETPGFDRIREPGEAVLVELALGDGRVVRGDCAAVQYAGVGERDPVFRADDHVELVEGDLRDALVGRPADSLEQNAAVLEELDCHSAVEYGVSQALVAAAAAAAETTRTRVLAEALDTEPATEPLPVFGQSGSDRRRGAEKMLLKRVDVLPHGLFNSLETVGPDGRRLVEYLSWLADRTTELGDHEYDPRFHVDVYGMLGELFEPPYDRSAVIEYVDDLRQAAAPYSLQLEEPVLADSREAQIAAMRSLRDGLAAADVPVDLVADEWCDRREDVEAFVDAGAADVVQVKSPDVGSLLESGRAVRYCQDTDVRAYLGGTCNETTTSARATVHVGLATDAAQLLAKPGMGFDEGYAIVTNEMRRTLARHRRTQPNRL, from the coding sequence CCAGGCTGCCATCGCTGCCGGCGCGGAACCGGACGGGTTCGCGTACGCCGGAGAGCCGGAAACCCCTGGGTTCGACCGCATTCGAGAACCCGGCGAGGCAGTCCTCGTCGAACTCGCGCTCGGCGATGGACGCGTCGTCCGAGGGGATTGTGCGGCGGTCCAGTACGCAGGCGTCGGTGAACGGGACCCGGTGTTCCGGGCCGACGACCACGTCGAGCTCGTCGAAGGCGACCTGCGAGACGCACTCGTCGGGCGACCGGCCGACTCCCTCGAGCAGAACGCCGCCGTCCTCGAAGAACTGGACTGTCACTCCGCCGTCGAGTACGGCGTCTCGCAGGCACTCGTCGCTGCCGCGGCTGCGGCCGCAGAGACGACACGAACTCGCGTCCTCGCCGAGGCTCTCGACACCGAGCCGGCGACCGAGCCGCTCCCGGTGTTCGGACAGTCCGGCTCGGACCGCCGACGTGGCGCTGAAAAGATGTTGCTCAAGCGCGTGGACGTACTCCCACACGGCCTGTTCAACAGCCTCGAGACGGTCGGGCCGGACGGCCGTCGACTCGTCGAGTACCTCTCGTGGCTCGCCGACCGCACGACCGAACTCGGCGACCACGAGTACGACCCACGGTTTCACGTCGACGTGTACGGAATGCTCGGGGAGCTGTTCGAGCCGCCGTACGACCGTTCTGCCGTTATCGAGTACGTCGACGACCTGCGGCAGGCGGCCGCTCCCTACTCCCTCCAGCTCGAGGAACCGGTTCTCGCCGACAGCCGGGAGGCACAGATCGCGGCCATGCGATCGCTCCGGGACGGGCTCGCGGCTGCCGACGTTCCTGTCGACCTGGTTGCAGACGAGTGGTGTGACCGCCGTGAAGACGTCGAGGCATTCGTCGACGCCGGCGCAGCAGATGTCGTACAGGTAAAGTCGCCGGATGTCGGCTCCCTCCTCGAGAGCGGTCGTGCCGTCAGATACTGCCAGGACACCGACGTGCGAGCGTATCTCGGCGGTACCTGTAACGAGACGACTACGTCGGCGCGTGCGACCGTCCACGTTGGCCTGGCAACCGACGCTGCACAACTCCTCGCAAAGCCCGGCATGGGGTTCGACGAGGGGTATGCCATCGTCACCAACGAGATGCGTCGGACGCTCGCCCGACACCGACGAACGCAGCCGAACCGTCTGTAG